A region of Mauremys mutica isolate MM-2020 ecotype Southern chromosome 24, ASM2049712v1, whole genome shotgun sequence DNA encodes the following proteins:
- the LOC123355945 gene encoding volume-regulated anion channel subunit LRRC8A translates to MIPVTELRYFADTQPAYRILKPWWDVFTDYISIVMLMIAVFGGTLQVTQDKMICLPCKWVTKDSCNDSFKGWTAATPDPTYYNSSLVPSQVTGPTGIRYDLDRHQYNYVDAVCYENRLHWFAKYFPYLVLLHTLIFLACSNFWFKFPRTSSKLEHFVSILLKCFDSPWTTRALSETVVEESDPKPAFGKMNGSMDKKSSTVSEDVEATVPMLQRTKSRIEQGIVDRSETGVLDKKEGEQAKALFEKVKKFRTHVEEGDIVYRLYMRQTIIKVIKFILIICYTVYYVNNITFDIDCKVDIESLTGYRMYRCAHPLATLFKILASFYISLVIFYGLICMYTLWWMLRRSLKKYSFESIREESSYSDIPDVKNDFAFMLHLIDQYDPLYSKRFAVFLSEVSENKLRQLNLNNEWTLEKLRQRITKNSQDKLELHLFMLSGIPDTVFDLIELEVLKLELIPDVTIPPSIAQLTSLKELWLYHTAAKIEAPALAFLRENLKSLHIKFTDIKEIPLWIYSLKTLEELHLTGNLSAENNRYIVIDGLRELKRLKVLRLKSNLTKLPQVVTDVGVHLQKLSINNEGTKLIVLNSLKKMVNLTELELIRCDLERIPHSIFSLHNLQEIDLKDNNLKTIEEIISFQHLHRLTCLKLWYNHIAYIPMQIGNLTNLERLYLNRNKIEKIPTQLFYCRKLRYLDLSHNNLTSIPADVGLLQNLQNLAVTANRIESLPPELFQCRKLRTLNLGNNVLQSLPSRVGELTNLSQIELRGNRLECLPVELGECPLLKRSGLVVEEDLFNTLPLEVKERLWRADKEQA, encoded by the exons ATGATTCCTGTCACTGAACTGCGCTATTTTGCTGATACCCAGCCAGCATACCGCATCCTGAAACCATGGTGGGATGTCTTCACGGACTACATTTCCATAGTCATGTTGATGATTGCAGTGTTTGGAGGGACGCTTCAGGTCACCCAGGACAAAATGATCTGCTTGCCCTGCAAATGGGTTACCAAAGACTCCTGCAATGACTCTTTCAAAGGTTGGACAGCTGCAACTCCAGACCCCACTTACTATAACTCTAGTCTTGTCCCATCTCAGGTCACTGGGCCTACAGGGATCCGATATGACCTAGACCGGCACCAGTATAACTATGTGGATGCAGTGTGCTATGAGAATCGCCTTCACTGGTTTGCCAAGTATTTCCCTTACTTGGTGCTGCTACACACTCTGATCTTCTTGGCTTGCAGCAATTTCTGGTTCAAATTCCCACGGACCAGCTCCAAGCTGGAGCATTTTGTGTCTATTCTGCTGAAGTGTTTTGACTCCCCCTGGACGACAAGAGCACTGTCTGAGACAGTGGTGGAGGAGAGTGATCCCAAGCCTGCCTTTGGGAAGATGAATGGCTCCATGGACAAGAAATCTTCCACAGTCAGTGAGGATGTGGAAGCCACTGTCCCAATGCTACAGAGAACAAAGTCGCGGATCGAGCAAGGGATTGTAGATCGCTCTGAGACGGGCGTCCTGGACAAGAAAGAAGGGGAACAGGCCAAAGCGCTTTTTGAGAAAGTTAAAAAGTTCCGCACACACGTGGAGGAGGGAGACATAGTCTATCGCCTCTACATGAGACAAACCATCATCAAGGTGATCAAGTTCATCCTGATCATCTGCTACACTGTCTACTATGTCAACAACATCACATTTGACATTGACTGCAAGGTGGACATCGAGAGCCTGACAGGTTATCGCATGTACCGCTGTGCTCACCCTCTTGCCACTCTCTTCAAAATCCTAGCCTCTTTCTACATTAGCCTGGTGATCTTTTATGGACTGATCTGCATGTACACACTCTGGTGGATGCTGAGGCGATCCCTCAAGAAATATTCCTTTGAGTCCATCCGGGAGGAGAGCAGCTATAGTGACATCCCTGATGTCAAGAATGACTTTGCTTTCATGCTGCACCTGATCGACCAGTACGACCCCCTCTACTCCAAGCGATTCGCTGTCTTTCTGTCTGAGGTGAGTGAGAACAAGCTGCGGCAGCTGAACCTCAACAATGAGTGGACCTTGGAGAAACTGCGCCAGAGGATCACAAAGAACTCCCAGGACAAGCTGGAGCTGCATCTCTTCATGCTGAGTGGCATCCCCGACACAGTTTTTGACCTTATTGAGTTGGAGGTGCTGAAGCTGGAGCTCATCCCTGATGTTACTATCCCACCAAGCATTGCCCAGCTCACCAGCCTTAAGGAGCTGTGGCTCTACCACACGGCTGCCAAAATTGAGGCCCCAGCCCTTGCCTTCTTGAGGGAGAACCTGAAATCTTTGCACATTAAGTTCACAGACATCAAGGAAATCCCTCTGTGGATTTATAGCCTAAAGACCTTGGAGGAGCTCCACTTGACAGGGAACCTGAGTGCAGAGAACAACCGTTACATTGTGATCGACGGACTGAGGGAATTGAAGCGGCTCAAGGTACTGCGGCTAAAGAGCAACCTCACCAAGCTGCCACAGGTGGTGACGGATGTTGGTGTGCACCTCCAGAAGCTCTCCATCAACAACGAGGGTACCAAGCTCATTGTCCTCAACAGCCTTAAGAAGATGGTCAACCTGACAGAGCTGGAGCTGATCCGCTGCGACCTGGAACGCATCCCACACTCTATCTTCAGTCTCCACAACCTCCAAGAGATTGACCTGAAGGACAATAACCTCAAGACCATTGAGGAGATCATCAGCTTCCAGCACCTACACCGTCTCACTTGCCTTAAGCTGTGGTACAACCATATCGCCTACATCCCCATGCAGATCGGCAACCTCACCAACTTGGAGCGCCTTTACCTTAACCGCAACAAGATAGAGAAGATACCCACCCAGCTTTTCTATTGCCGGAAGCTGCGGTACTTGGATCTCAGCCACAATAACTTGACTTCCATACCAGCAGACGTTGGGCTACTGCAGAACCTGCAGAACCTAGCTGTGACAGCCAACAGG ATTGAGAGTCTCCCACCTGAGCTCTTCCAGTGCAGGAAGCTGCGGACCTTGAACCTGGGAAACAATGTGCTGCAATCACTGCCATCTCGGGTGGGCGAGCTGACCAACCTGTCCCAGATAGAGCTGCGGGGGAACCGCCTGGAGTGCCTGCCGGTGGAACTGGGGGAGTGTCCTCTGCTGAAACGCAGTGGGCTGGTGGTGGAAGAGGACCTGTTCAACACCCTGCCTCTGGAGGTCAAGGAGCGGCTGTGGAGAGCGGACAAAGAGCAAGCCTGA